In Symphalangus syndactylus isolate Jambi chromosome 14, NHGRI_mSymSyn1-v2.1_pri, whole genome shotgun sequence, one DNA window encodes the following:
- the LOC129462950 gene encoding LOW QUALITY PROTEIN: glycosylphosphatidylinositol anchor attachment 1 protein-like (The sequence of the model RefSeq protein was modified relative to this genomic sequence to represent the inferred CDS: substituted 1 base at 1 genomic stop codon), with protein MWDRREPQIFTIMPVAYTPASCRSVCPREGQDWSQLTEIQGKVSASAGVRFVYTQQKVQNSCGIDKRECFLSPVKELWRWLSMLTRAVPKAISQHLSCCPRVSVADFCPQCCLWTPEGCASEIGRGEKEGPRPAQLCKFQADSPCEPLAVPLLMPGQLGLVLVTLATRQRNSHGSQPGCLPNLDLLNLFQTFCQKVGLLCTLQGKLQPQDWTLLDELLQGLQTLLLTILRQASHGLFLRCHVEALTLXHINSFHQYKYDLVAVGKALEGMFCKLSHLLEHPHQPFFLYLLPTLSRFASIGLYMPATSFLLLVLGFKALQLWMQLHEAGVGLEKLRGPLALVSPLPQHRVVSTQVPDRGWMALKLVALIYLVLQLGCIAFTNF; from the exons ATGTGGGACCGGCGAGAGCCCCAGATCTTTACAATCATGCCAGTTGCCTACACCCCTGCCTCTTGCAGGAGTGTGTGTCCCAGGGAAGGGCAGGACTGGTCCCAGCTCACAGAGATTCAGGGAAAAGTGAGTGCCTCAGCTGGGGTTAGATTTGTCTACACACAGCAGAAAGTTCAGAACAGTTGTGGCATAGACAAGAGAGAGTGCTTTCTTTCTCCTGTTAAAGAACTCTGGAGGTGGCTCTCCATGCTGACCCGGGCTGTCCCCAAGGCCATCAGCCAGCACCTGTCCTGCTGTCCCAGAGTCTCTGTAGCTGACTTCTGTCCTCAGTGCTGTCTCTGGACCCCAGAGGGCTGTGCTTCAGAGAtaggaagaggagagaaggaaggaccaAGGCCTGCTCAGCTGTGTAAGTTCCAGGCAGACAGCCCCTGCGAGCCCCTCGCAGTGCCTCTGCTCATGCCCGGCCAGCTTGGACTTGTTCTGGTCACCTTAGCTACAAG ACAGAGAAACAGTCATGGCTCTCAGCCAGGATGT CTGCCTAACCTTGACCTGCTCAATCTCTTCCAGACCTTCTGCCAAAAAGTGGGCCTGCTGTGCACACTTCAGGGTAAGCTGCAGCCCCAGGACTGGACGTTGTTGGACGAACTGCTGCAGGGCCTGCAGACACTGCTGCTCACGATTTTGCGGCAGGCCTCCCATGGCCTCTTCCTGCGCTGTCATGTGGAGGCCCTAACCCTGTGACACATCAATAGCTTCCACCAGTACAAGTATGACCTGGTGGCAGTGGGCAAGGCTTTGGAGGGCATGTTCTGCAAGCTCAGCCACCTCCTGGAGCACCCGCACCAGCCGTTCTTCCTCTACCTGCTCCCCACCCTGTCCCGCTTCGCCTCCATCGGCCTCTACATGCCTGCCACCAGCTTCTTGCTCCTGGTCCTTGGTTTCAAGGCTCTGCAACTGTGGATGCAGCTGCATGAGGCCGGAGTGGGCCTTGAGAAGCTCAGGGGACCCCTGGCCCTAGTgtcccccctcccccagcacaGGGTGGTAAGCACACAGGTCCCAGACAGGGGCTGGATGGCTCTGAAGCTGGTAGCCCTGATCTACCTAGTACTGCAGCTGGGCTGCATCGCCTTCACCAACTTCTGA